In Flavobacterium piscisymbiosum, the sequence ATCAATCGGTGTGTGCCCGTCCCCGTAGCTTTTCGCAGCTTATCACGCCTTTCATCGCCTCTGAGAGCCAAGGCATCCCCCATACGCCCTTATTTTGCTTATTGTACCAATCATAAAATCAATTATGACCGTTTTTTTTGTCTTTATTATTGCTAATAAAAACGCTTTCTACTTTTTATTATTTTCTTATCTCAATATGTCAATGAACTTTAAGCCAGTGCTCAGTTTACAGTTTTTAGTATTCAGTTTGCACCGAACAACAACCACCATTTTACCGATCACTACTTTTGTGGAGAATAACGGAGTCGAACCGTTGACCTCCTGCGTGCAAGGCAGGCGCTCTAGCCAGCTGAGCTAATCCCCCATTTTTTAGTTGTCAGTTAACAGTCCTCAGTTAACAGTACTTAAAACGGTTACTCAACCTCTAAAATTTCCTTTTTCTAAGTTTACAGTCTTTTTTAATTTTTAATTCTCAATTTTTAATTGAAAACCTTAAAAAAGTAGTCCCGGGCAGACTCGAACTGCCGACCCCTACATTATCAGTGTAGTACTCTAACCAGCTGAGCTACGAGACTCTGTTTTACTTAAAATTTATTATTTGAACTAACAGCAAGAGTAAAATAGTCTTAAAATTATAATCCTATAAAGCTTCTTCTTTTTTCCTCAGCGTGTTGATAAATCAACTAACACATAAGGCTCTAGAAAGGAGGTGTTCCAGCCGCACCTTCCGGTACGGCTACCTTGTTACGACTTAGCCCTAGTTACCAGTTTTACCCTAGGCAGCTCCTTGCGGTCACCGACTTCAGGCACCCCCAGCTTCCATGGCTTGACGGGCGGTGTGTACAAGGCCCGGGAACGTATTCACCGGATCATGGCTGATATCCGATTACTAGCGATTCCAGCTTCACGGAGTCGAGTTGCAGACTCCGATCCGAACTGTGACCGGTTTTATAGATTCGCTCCTGGTCGCCCAGTGGCTGCTCTCTGTACCGGCCATTGTAGCACGTGTGTAGCCCAAGGCGTAAGGGCCGTGATGATTTGACGTCATCCCCACCTTCCTCACAGTTTGCACTGGCAGTCTTGTTAGAGTTCCCGACTTGACTCGCTGGCAACTAACAACAGGGGTTGCGCTCGTTATAGGACTTAACCTGACACCTCACGGCACGAGCTGACGACAACCATGCAGCACCTTGTAAATTGTCTTGCGAAAGATCTGTTTCCAAACCGGTCAATCTACATTTAAGCCTTGGTAAGGTTCCTCGCGTATCATCGAATTAAACCACATGCTCCACCGCTTGTGCGGGCCCCCGTCAATTCCTTTGAGTTTCATTCTTGCGAACGTACTCCCCAGGTGGGATACTTATCACTTTCGCTTAGCCACTGAAATTGCTCCCAACAGCTAGTATCCATCGTTTACGGCGTGGACTACCAGGGTATCTAATCCTGTTCGCTACCCACGCTTTCGTCCATCAGCGTCAATCAATTAGTAGTAACCTGCCTTCGCAATTGGTATTCCATGTAATCTCTAAGCATTTCACCGCTACACTACATATTCTAGTTACTTCCTAATAATTCAAGTCTAACAGTATCAATGGCCGTTCCACCGTTGAGCGATGGGCTTTCACCACTGACTTATTAAACCGCCTACGGACCCTTTAAACCCAATGATTCCGGATAACGCTTGGATCCTCCGTATTACCGCGGCTGCTGGCACGGAGTTAGCCGATCCTTATTCTTACGATACCGTCAAGTCCCGACACGTCGGGATGTTTCTTCTCGTATAAAAGCAGTTTACAATCCATAGGACCGTCATCCTGCACGCGGCATGGCTGGATCAGGCTTGCGCCCATTGTCCAATATTCCTCACTGCTGCCTCCCGTAGGAGTCTGGTCCGTGTCTCAGTACCAGTGTGGGGGATCTCCCTCTCAGGACCCCTACCCATCGTAGCCTTGGTAAGCCGTTACCTTACCAACTAGCTAATGGGACGCATGCTCATCTTTTACCGTTGTGACTTTAATAGTGGTTTCATGCGAAACTGCTATACTATGAGGTATTAATCCAAATTTCTCTGGGCTATCCCTCTGTAAAAGGTAGATTGCATACGCGTTACGCACCCGTGCGCCGGTCTCTAGATCCGAAAACCTATACCCCTCGACTTGCATGTGTTAAGCCTGCCGCTAGCGTTCATCCTGAGCCAGGATCAAACTCTTCATCGTATATTGTTGATCTTAATAAATCAAGATCGTATTGTTATTCGAATCAGTCTCTATCGGTTATTCTCTAATCTCTCGATTATCTTACTCTTTATTCTTTTGCCTTAACATCTCTGTTAAAGCGGCTGTCAATTCAATATGTCTACGAACGTGTTTCAATTTTGTTGCGCTTGTTTCTCAAAGCGGGTGCAAAAGTAGAAAACTTATTTCTAACTGGCAAATGTTTTTTGAAGTTTTTTCTAAAGAAAATTTCTTTTCTTTTTACTTCTAAAACCTACCAATCTATCAATGAACTTTCCGTGTTTTGCGGGGTGCAAATGTAACATCCGTTTTCAAATCTCACAAGCTTTTCGCAATCTTTTTTTGAAAATAAATTTTCTCTTTGATCTCGTATGCTTGTCAGTATTTAAAAGAACGTCTATCGCTGTTGCGGGTGCAAAAGTAGCTAGTTTATTCAGTTAAACAATAGCTTTTCTTAACTATTTTTAATCTTTTTTATAAATGGCTGGATGGATGGTTCTTACAAGGCGAAGTTTTTTTATAGTCTGGGTGACTTTGTTGGTTTTTGCCTCTTTTAGGTGGTTTTAATGGGTTTTGCCACGAAGGCGCTAAGACGCGAAGGTTTGTTTTTTTCTTGCTTCTCCTGGTTTATCTTGAGTCTTAAATAAGACACAAAGCTAGATTTTACTGCGATTTATAGTTTCATGCAAAGACATAAAGACGCTAAGCTTTGCTTTTTGGAGCATTTTGTTTCTCTTTTATATTAAATGTTTCTTTTGAAAACTACTGCCCTAGCCCCGATGGGAGGGAAAATCCTTTTGTGGTGGGGTTCACCACAAAAGATTGGAAGGACAGCGGGAAATAGCTCCTAATCTTTATTAAAGTCCAAATCTTAAATTGCTTCGCTTGTTCGCTAACGTTTGAACCCAAATTTCCAAAGGTTGGTTTTACTTATATATTATATGTAAAAATTCTTCCTTTATATATAGTAGAGCTAAATTGTACTTAAATATATAAGAGAGAACCAAGACCACTGTACTTCATTTGGATTTTCTTCCTCACAATTTATAGAGTTGCCAATTCAATAAATGAAATATTGATTGCTACTATAATATAAGAACAGGCAACCGTGGCTGCCTGTTTACTAATTTTTAATCTTTAAAAAATATAATCTGTACTAAGAAAATTAGAATCGTGATCTTTTACGATAGAATTCAGTAATGTTTTATTGGCATCGGTAGCTTTTGTAGCTACGAGCGAGCGAATGGAGAATGAGCGCAATGCATCGGATATTGATAAGGTTCCCTCGGCGCTGTCTTTTCTTCCTGTGAAAGGAAAAACATCGGGACCACGCTGTGACTGACAGTTAATATTTACGCGACTCACAAGATTTACAAAGGGATCTATCAGGCTTGCAACTTCCTTGGGATCTTCACTAAAGATACTTACCTGCATTCCGTGTGAGGCGTTAATCTGATATGTTATAGGTTCCTCTATCGAATCAAATGGCACAACGGGTATTATGGGTCCGAATTGCTCTTCGTGATAGAGTTTCATTTTATCATTTACAGGATACACGACAGCAGGAAAAACAAATGAATTATTGGTATAACCGCCATTTTCATTAATGATTTTAGCACCATTGGCCAAAGCATCATCAAGGCAGTTTTTAAGGTAGCCCGGCTTGTCTAATTCAGGAAGAGGGGTTATTTTTACATCTTTGTCCCATGGAAGTCCAGGTTTTAAAGCTGCAACGGCATCACTTAGCTTTGTAACGAACTCATCAGCAATTTCTCTTTGCACAAAAATTAATTTGAGCGCTGTACAACGTTGTCCATTAAACGATAGAGCACCAAGCAGGCATTCATTCACAGCAACATTCAAATCAGCATGCTTAGTTACTATAGCTGCATTCTTGGCATCGAGGCTTAAAATAGATCGCAACCTGTTGGCTTTTGGGTGCAGTTTCTTCAGGTTATTGGCTACCTTGCTGGAACCGATAAAAGCCAATACATTGATGTTCCCGCTTTCCATCAAAGGAGATATAATTTCAGCCCCTCGCCCGTATAAAGTATTTACTGTACCGGGAGGAAATGCTTCTTTGAAGGCATTAAGCAAAGGATAATGTGCGAGAACACCATGCTTGGGCAATTTAAACAAAATGGTATTACCCATGATGAGCGCGGGAATTAAAGTAGTGAAAATTTCATTAAGTGGATAATTGAAAGGCCCCATGCTAAGGACCACTCCCAAGGAAGAGCGTCTGATTTGTGCCAGAATTCCTTCTGATTCTTCAAATCTTGAGGATTGCCTGTCTAAATCTTTTAAGGCATCGATTGTTGCATTGATGTATTCGACAGTACGGTCAAATTCTTTAGTAGAATCCCCGAGGCTTTTACCAATTTCCCACATCAATAGTTTAATGACTGGTTCGCGTTGCTGAATCATCAGGTATACGAATCTTTGCATGCATTTAATACGGTTCTCTACGCTCATTGTTGGCCACACACCTTGCCCATCATTATATGCTGCAACTGCTGCGTCGAGAGATTGCATTGCTTCTTTTACTGATGTATGAGGAATTGTACCTACCAGCTTTCGCTTAAGCCCTTCTTCTCCCTGAATAAAAACCGGAGAAAAAACTTCTGCTACATCACCATTCCATGGAACTAACTCACCGTTTAAAAGATATTCCTTTTGATGGATTTCTGAAATCCTGTATTCATTAGGGATAGAACTTTCTTCCCTAAACAAGCTGTCTATAGCTGTTTTTGATGCTTTTAAATTTTCCATATCTAATTTTTCTCTTGTAAATAAAAGTAGCTCTATGATATGAGCTTATCAAAATAACCTAACCAGTGTCAAGTTACAAAAATTAAACATAAGTATCTGATATTAATTACTGTAAATAATTAAAATCAAAACAATTTAAAAAACAACTTACTGATTAGATCAGTATTTAAATAGAGTTTTAAGCCTCTTGAAACTTTATTCAATTTGAAATACTTTTTTAAACAGATATTTTCTTTTAATCGGATTCAATATTTAAGTTTGAAAAACAAACTTCCTACATTTACATTCAAATTCCATAGCTTAAAAACAAACATAAATATACCATTAAAAGTTATTAGTATATCATAATAAGATTAATAATCAATATCTATTTAGTTTGTTTTCAAATAGTTGAATAAAAAGTTAATTAATATTCTTAAGCAAAATATTTAATTACTTTTGGTTTTAATTTAAATTCATTATAAATAATTTCCTACAAAAACAATGAAATCTTTTCCTACAAAAGAAAAACTTAAAGAAAGAGTAAAAGAACTGACTTGTCTTTATGAAGTTTCGAAAACAATAGCAAGATCTGATGGTAAAG encodes:
- a CDS encoding NADP-dependent glyceraldehyde-3-phosphate dehydrogenase translates to MENLKASKTAIDSLFREESSIPNEYRISEIHQKEYLLNGELVPWNGDVAEVFSPVFIQGEEGLKRKLVGTIPHTSVKEAMQSLDAAVAAYNDGQGVWPTMSVENRIKCMQRFVYLMIQQREPVIKLLMWEIGKSLGDSTKEFDRTVEYINATIDALKDLDRQSSRFEESEGILAQIRRSSLGVVLSMGPFNYPLNEIFTTLIPALIMGNTILFKLPKHGVLAHYPLLNAFKEAFPPGTVNTLYGRGAEIISPLMESGNINVLAFIGSSKVANNLKKLHPKANRLRSILSLDAKNAAIVTKHADLNVAVNECLLGALSFNGQRCTALKLIFVQREIADEFVTKLSDAVAALKPGLPWDKDVKITPLPELDKPGYLKNCLDDALANGAKIINENGGYTNNSFVFPAVVYPVNDKMKLYHEEQFGPIIPVVPFDSIEEPITYQINASHGMQVSIFSEDPKEVASLIDPFVNLVSRVNINCQSQRGPDVFPFTGRKDSAEGTLSISDALRSFSIRSLVATKATDANKTLLNSIVKDHDSNFLSTDYIF